Proteins encoded within one genomic window of Streptomyces profundus:
- a CDS encoding LacI family DNA-binding transcriptional regulator: MVSIADVAERAGVSPTTVSHALSGKRKVSDRVRARVEAAMRELGYVPSRSAQNLAIGRTRVLGLIVPDIRNSFFADLTHGVEATAIRHGYNVILCTTGFDHAREVDYLAMIRSRAVDGLVYAAGAPPTNSQLGALLGDLPLVLVDEEVPGANAPSFVSDNLDGGRLAAEHLLGLGHRRALVIAAEGGLVSSDLRVRGFQDSWAASGAEAPLVAAGAFTEEGGREAIGPHVEALRGEGITAVFAVNDLMALGAIGALQRAGIEVPGQVSVIGFDDIPAGRYAHPRLTTVRQDVDELGRRATTALIAALEEEPAARPDRHVLPVSLTARRSTAAPPTAQGKADNRG, translated from the coding sequence ATGGTCTCGATAGCCGACGTCGCCGAGCGGGCGGGCGTGAGCCCGACCACGGTCTCGCACGCGCTCAGCGGCAAGCGCAAGGTGAGCGACCGGGTGCGCGCACGGGTGGAGGCCGCCATGCGGGAGCTGGGGTATGTGCCCAGCCGCTCCGCGCAGAACCTCGCCATCGGCAGGACCCGCGTGCTGGGGCTGATCGTTCCCGACATCCGCAACAGCTTCTTCGCCGACCTCACCCACGGGGTGGAGGCCACCGCCATCCGCCACGGGTACAACGTCATCCTCTGCACCACGGGGTTCGACCACGCACGCGAGGTCGACTACCTGGCCATGATCCGCTCGCGGGCGGTGGACGGCCTGGTCTACGCCGCTGGCGCGCCCCCGACCAACTCCCAACTCGGCGCGCTCCTCGGCGACCTGCCGCTGGTGCTCGTCGACGAGGAGGTCCCCGGCGCGAACGCCCCGTCCTTCGTCTCCGACAACCTCGACGGCGGGCGGTTGGCGGCCGAGCACCTCCTCGGCCTGGGACACCGCCGGGCGCTGGTGATCGCCGCCGAGGGCGGTCTGGTGAGCAGTGATCTGCGGGTGCGGGGGTTCCAGGACAGCTGGGCCGCCAGCGGCGCCGAGGCGCCGCTGGTCGCCGCCGGGGCCTTCACGGAGGAGGGCGGGCGCGAGGCGATCGGTCCCCATGTCGAGGCCCTGCGCGGCGAGGGAATCACGGCGGTGTTCGCCGTCAACGACCTGATGGCCCTCGGCGCGATCGGCGCGCTCCAGCGGGCGGGCATCGAGGTGCCGGGACAGGTGTCGGTCATCGGCTTCGACGACATCCCGGCGGGGCGGTACGCGCACCCCCGGCTGACCACGGTCCGTCAGGACGTGGACGAACTCGGGCGCCGCGCGACCACCGCGCTCATCGCGGCGCTGGAGGAGGAGCCGGCGGCACGGCCCGACCGGCACGTCCTGCCGGTCTCCCTCACCGCGCGGCGGTCGACAGCGGCCCCTCCCACGGCACAAGGAAAGGCGGACAACCGTGGCTGA
- a CDS encoding ABC transporter ATP-binding protein, which produces MADISIDRVSKVFTTARKRTVALNETNLAIAENEIICIVGPSGCGKTTLLNLVAGFLEPTAGTISVGSRPVSGPGADRAVVFQADAVFPWLTVAENVGYGMRVQGMGRAERAARTERYLELVGLADFRSAYPKELSGGMRKRVDLARAYASGPRVLLLDEPFGALDLFTKEAMWLALQGVVRAEPKTIVFVTHDIEEALFLGDRVVVMTPRPARVHSVVDVPFGADRDLELRAGSEFQSLRNEIAHTLREVHDDAA; this is translated from the coding sequence GTGGCTGACATCTCCATCGATCGTGTCTCGAAGGTGTTCACGACGGCTCGCAAGCGCACCGTCGCGCTGAACGAGACCAACCTCGCCATCGCCGAGAACGAGATCATCTGCATCGTCGGCCCCAGTGGCTGCGGCAAGACGACGCTGCTGAACCTGGTCGCCGGGTTCCTGGAGCCGACCGCCGGCACCATCTCCGTCGGTTCGCGGCCGGTCTCGGGCCCTGGCGCCGACCGGGCCGTGGTGTTCCAGGCCGACGCGGTCTTCCCCTGGCTGACCGTGGCCGAGAACGTCGGCTACGGGATGCGGGTGCAGGGCATGGGCCGGGCCGAGCGGGCCGCCCGCACCGAGCGCTACCTGGAGCTCGTCGGCCTCGCCGACTTCCGTTCGGCGTATCCGAAGGAGCTGTCCGGCGGGATGCGCAAGCGCGTCGACCTGGCCCGCGCCTACGCCAGCGGGCCCCGGGTGCTGCTCCTGGACGAGCCGTTCGGCGCGCTCGACCTCTTCACCAAGGAGGCGATGTGGCTCGCCCTCCAGGGCGTGGTGCGGGCCGAGCCCAAGACGATCGTCTTCGTCACCCACGACATCGAGGAGGCGCTCTTCCTCGGCGACCGCGTCGTCGTGATGACGCCCAGGCCCGCCCGTGTGCACAGCGTCGTCGATGTCCCCTTCGGCGCCGACCGCGATCTGGAGCTCCGGGCCGGCTCCGAGTTCCAGTCGCTCCGCAACGAGATCGCCCATACCCTCCGGGAGGTTCACGATGACGCGGCATGA
- a CDS encoding N-acyl homoserine lactonase family protein — protein MRIHHIVTGELESSLPVSLLNSGAHPDVPHERRLPFGFRDDIVRKDGSVHSGVMVPVPVWLIEGTEETILIDTGLGDIDEVSAMQSRYGVDFVASRTEEQDLVAGLARHGVRPEDVDVVVLTHLHFDHVGNNELFPNARFVVQRDELPQAQHPPHFCMFYYPEYAYKVDAVRDRLEVIDGDHQLDPAVRLVKIGGHTPGCMVVMVTTDVGVVCLTSDVMYNYRNLELNWPMGSFWDLPELMAGYDRLHDEADIIIPEHDWQFLQEHPSGTIG, from the coding sequence GTGAGGATCCATCACATCGTCACCGGCGAACTGGAGAGCTCCCTGCCGGTCTCCCTGCTCAACTCGGGGGCGCACCCCGATGTCCCGCACGAGCGGCGACTGCCGTTCGGCTTCCGCGACGACATCGTCCGCAAGGACGGTTCGGTGCACTCGGGCGTCATGGTGCCCGTCCCGGTGTGGCTCATCGAGGGCACCGAGGAGACGATCCTGATCGACACCGGGCTCGGCGACATCGACGAGGTGTCGGCGATGCAGAGCCGCTACGGCGTGGACTTCGTCGCCTCGCGCACCGAGGAGCAGGACCTGGTGGCCGGGCTGGCCCGGCACGGGGTGCGGCCCGAGGACGTGGACGTCGTGGTGCTGACGCACCTGCACTTCGACCACGTCGGCAACAACGAGCTCTTCCCCAACGCGCGCTTCGTGGTGCAGCGGGACGAGCTGCCGCAGGCCCAGCACCCGCCGCACTTCTGCATGTTCTACTACCCCGAGTACGCCTACAAGGTCGACGCCGTCCGCGACCGGCTTGAGGTCATCGACGGTGACCACCAGCTGGACCCCGCGGTGCGGCTGGTCAAGATCGGTGGACACACCCCCGGCTGCATGGTCGTGATGGTGACCACCGACGTCGGCGTCGTCTGTCTGACCAGCGACGTCATGTACAACTACCGGAACCTCGAACTGAACTGGCCGATGGGCTCCTTCTGGGACCTGCCGGAGCTGATGGCCGGCTACGACCGACTGCACGACGAGGCCGACATCATCATCCCCGAACACGACTGGCAGTTCCTCCAGGAACACCCCAGCGGCACCATCGGCTGA
- a CDS encoding glutamine amidotransferase — protein MKKALLLGESWTTHMIHQKGFDSFTTTEYVEGGQEFRAALEGDGWQVTHLPAHTIETHFPSSAAELAAYDLVVISDVGANTFLLSRAVFGRSEREPNKLARIRDYVLGGGGLLMVGGYLSFSGIDAKANYANSPLGDILPVEVLETDDRAEHPEGAPVLVEAPDHHALGGVGSEWPSLLGYNRTRDRAGAQVLARVQDDPLVAVGTAGEGRTGVFTSDMSPHWAPPPFMEWSGYVPLWRALASWVAGD, from the coding sequence ATGAAGAAGGCACTACTGCTCGGCGAGTCCTGGACGACTCACATGATCCACCAGAAGGGGTTCGACTCCTTCACCACCACGGAGTACGTGGAGGGCGGCCAGGAGTTCCGCGCCGCGCTGGAGGGCGACGGCTGGCAGGTCACGCACCTTCCCGCGCACACCATCGAGACCCACTTCCCGTCCTCGGCGGCGGAGTTGGCCGCCTACGACCTCGTCGTGATCAGCGACGTGGGCGCCAATACCTTCCTGCTCAGCCGGGCGGTCTTCGGCCGCAGCGAGCGCGAGCCGAACAAGCTGGCGCGGATCCGCGACTATGTGCTCGGCGGCGGCGGGCTGCTGATGGTCGGCGGCTACCTCTCGTTCTCCGGCATAGACGCCAAGGCGAACTACGCCAACAGCCCGCTGGGCGACATCCTCCCGGTGGAGGTGCTGGAGACGGACGACAGGGCGGAGCACCCCGAGGGCGCGCCGGTCCTGGTGGAGGCCCCCGACCACCACGCGCTGGGCGGCGTCGGCTCCGAATGGCCGTCGCTGCTGGGCTACAACCGCACCCGCGACCGCGCGGGCGCGCAGGTGCTGGCGCGGGTCCAGGACGATCCGCTGGTCGCCGTCGGCACCGCGGGCGAGGGCCGCACCGGCGTGTTCACCTCGGACATGTCGCCGCACTGGGCCCCGCCGCCGTTCATGGAGTGGTCGGGCTACGTGCCGCTGTGGCGGGCGCTGGCGTCATGGGTCGCCGGTGACTGA
- a CDS encoding KamA family radical SAM protein, whose amino-acid sequence MLLPGLDASAANNHRFTAFGLSRLRRSKLFQRLPEERRFDIEVVSQVLPFRVNDFVLRELIDWDAPLDDPVFRLTFPHRDMLTPPAYEAMAALLRSGAGRREVEGLARSLRAGLNPHPAGQGTLNVPELNGVAVPGVQHKYANTVLFFPSAGQTCHAYCTFCFRWPQFVGAEDRFSAKDATGLAAYLKAHPEVTDLLVTGGDPMVMRTHRLASYLLPLLEDPGLAHIQTVRIGTKSLTYWPHRYLHDDDAGEVLALFRRIVAGGRHLSVMAHVNHWREMESPLFAEAVHRVRETGAVIRTQAPLLAHINDDPAVWATLWERQVALGMIPYYMFVERDTGADHYFQVPLERAWRVHADAVRRVGGLGRTARGPSMSCGPGKVEVQGVAEVLGERVFVLRFLQARRASWTGQPFFAAHDPRATWFDQLRPAFGRSRFFFSDEYDEMTRRAAPPPGAGG is encoded by the coding sequence ATGCTCTTACCCGGCCTGGATGCCTCCGCCGCGAACAACCACCGGTTCACCGCCTTCGGATTGAGTCGACTCCGCCGCTCGAAACTGTTCCAGCGGCTCCCCGAGGAACGGCGCTTCGACATCGAAGTGGTGTCCCAGGTCCTGCCGTTCCGGGTGAACGACTTCGTGTTACGTGAACTGATCGACTGGGACGCTCCGTTGGATGACCCGGTCTTCCGGCTCACGTTCCCCCATCGCGACATGCTCACGCCGCCGGCCTACGAGGCCATGGCCGCGCTGCTCCGGTCGGGAGCCGGGCGCCGCGAGGTGGAGGGGCTGGCCCGCTCGCTGCGGGCTGGGCTCAACCCGCATCCGGCCGGGCAGGGGACGCTCAACGTGCCCGAGCTGAACGGCGTGGCCGTCCCCGGCGTCCAGCACAAGTACGCCAACACCGTGCTGTTCTTTCCCTCGGCCGGGCAGACCTGCCACGCGTACTGCACCTTCTGCTTCCGATGGCCGCAGTTCGTGGGTGCCGAGGACCGCTTCTCGGCGAAGGACGCCACCGGGCTCGCCGCGTATCTCAAGGCCCACCCCGAGGTGACGGACCTGCTGGTCACGGGCGGCGACCCCATGGTCATGCGCACGCACCGGCTCGCCTCCTACCTGCTTCCGCTGCTGGAGGACCCGGGTCTCGCGCACATCCAGACCGTGCGGATCGGCACCAAGTCCCTGACCTACTGGCCGCACCGCTACCTCCACGACGACGACGCCGGGGAGGTCCTCGCGCTGTTCCGGCGGATCGTCGCCGGCGGGCGGCATCTGTCGGTGATGGCGCACGTCAACCACTGGCGTGAGATGGAGTCGCCGCTCTTCGCCGAGGCGGTGCACCGCGTCCGCGAGACGGGGGCCGTCATCCGCACCCAGGCCCCGCTGTTGGCCCACATCAACGACGACCCGGCGGTCTGGGCGACGCTGTGGGAACGGCAGGTCGCGCTGGGGATGATCCCGTACTACATGTTCGTCGAGCGCGACACGGGCGCCGACCACTACTTCCAGGTGCCGCTGGAACGTGCCTGGCGCGTCCACGCGGACGCCGTCCGCCGGGTCGGCGGCCTGGGGCGCACCGCCAGGGGCCCGAGCATGAGCTGCGGGCCGGGGAAGGTCGAGGTCCAGGGGGTCGCCGAGGTGCTGGGGGAGCGTGTCTTCGTCCTGCGGTTCCTCCAGGCACGGCGGGCCAGTTGGACCGGCCAGCCGTTCTTCGCCGCCCACGACCCGCGGGCGACCTGGTTCGACCAGCTCAGGCCGGCGTTCGGTCGGTCGCGTTTCTTCTTCTCCGACGAGTACGACGAGATGACGCGCCGGGCGGCTCCGCCTCCCGGGGCCGGAGGGTGA
- a CDS encoding ABC transporter substrate-binding protein — MRKKSIAVAAPALALVVALAGCGSSDDDTAEDGLTTIDVGISPFQDTYLPIIGQEMGWFEEAGLKVELRSLAWNAAMPALISGDVDIAVNNTTGVVSVANADPNVVYAYGWNPFTEGSALMIRPGGDLETVDALEEQFGDRDEARTAMIESLAGKTIVTTLSTDMGKQITDALTSVGMDDSDVDFVDMDPDGGLAAFLSGTGDAYLGGVPQRGTALEQGMEIGLAGPDLAAPPINGAVTTRSFVTEEEDALLAFIDVMHRIVRYCDAETAACGETITDRLNAETAAGLTVEGFEEQWQNIELYAPNATAAQEMILDEEGVSYWRDTWDSDNAYLVETDSIPAEVEADSNFLMPQVWQAYVDAYGADQTDY, encoded by the coding sequence ATGCGTAAGAAAAGCATCGCCGTGGCGGCTCCCGCCCTGGCACTGGTGGTGGCCCTCGCCGGCTGTGGCTCGTCCGACGACGACACAGCCGAGGACGGCCTGACGACGATCGACGTGGGGATCTCCCCGTTCCAGGACACCTACCTTCCGATCATCGGACAGGAGATGGGCTGGTTCGAGGAGGCCGGCCTGAAGGTGGAGCTGCGCTCCCTGGCCTGGAACGCGGCGATGCCCGCCCTGATCTCCGGCGATGTGGACATTGCGGTCAACAACACCACGGGCGTGGTCTCCGTCGCCAACGCCGACCCGAACGTCGTCTACGCCTACGGCTGGAACCCGTTCACCGAGGGATCGGCGCTGATGATCCGCCCCGGCGGCGATCTGGAGACGGTCGACGCGCTGGAGGAGCAGTTCGGCGACCGCGACGAGGCCCGCACCGCCATGATCGAGTCGCTGGCCGGCAAGACCATCGTGACCACCCTCTCCACCGACATGGGCAAGCAGATAACCGATGCGCTGACCTCCGTCGGGATGGACGACAGCGACGTCGACTTCGTCGACATGGACCCCGACGGCGGACTCGCCGCCTTCCTCTCCGGCACCGGCGACGCCTACCTCGGCGGGGTGCCGCAGCGCGGCACCGCGCTGGAGCAGGGGATGGAGATCGGCCTCGCCGGCCCCGACCTGGCCGCCCCGCCGATCAACGGCGCTGTCACCACCAGGTCGTTCGTGACGGAGGAGGAGGACGCCCTGCTGGCGTTCATCGACGTGATGCACCGCATCGTCCGCTACTGCGACGCCGAGACGGCGGCGTGCGGCGAGACCATCACGGACCGGCTCAACGCGGAGACCGCCGCCGGGCTCACCGTCGAGGGCTTCGAGGAGCAGTGGCAGAACATCGAGCTGTACGCGCCGAACGCCACCGCGGCCCAGGAGATGATCCTCGACGAGGAGGGCGTCTCCTACTGGCGCGACACCTGGGACAGCGACAACGCCTACCTGGTGGAGACCGACTCCATCCCGGCCGAGGTCGAGGCCGACAGCAACTTCCTGATGCCCCAGGTGTGGCAGGCCTACGTCGACGCCTACGGCGCGGACCAGACCGACTACTGA
- a CDS encoding ABC transporter permease — translation MTRHDPSGQASSVDIGPPAPTGPTAPVAELSGRERRPREYGRLISLGVVIALLVLWWVLTTGTGTIDQLYFPSPGSLWDAVTTLRGQLWDDATATLWRVVVSWVGGSALGVGVGLLMARARWIFHVLNPIIEAVRPVPPVALIPFVILWFGIGDSGKIFLGALACFMVMVVNTTVACGNVSPVYVQAARSLGASRNQVYRTVVLPAIVPEILSGFRIGSALAFAVIVAAEFQGADEGIGRLIMSASRTLNTSVVLLGTIVIAILAVALDLLISRISAYVTRWSANR, via the coding sequence ATGACGCGGCATGACCCGTCCGGCCAGGCGTCCTCCGTGGACATCGGCCCGCCCGCTCCCACCGGGCCCACCGCCCCCGTCGCCGAACTCTCGGGCCGCGAACGGCGTCCCCGCGAGTACGGCCGGCTGATCAGCCTCGGGGTGGTGATCGCGCTCCTGGTCCTGTGGTGGGTGCTCACCACCGGCACGGGGACGATCGACCAGCTCTACTTCCCCAGCCCCGGCTCCCTCTGGGACGCGGTGACCACGCTCAGGGGCCAGCTCTGGGACGACGCGACGGCCACGCTCTGGCGGGTCGTGGTCTCCTGGGTCGGCGGCTCCGCCCTCGGCGTGGGCGTCGGGCTGCTGATGGCCAGGGCACGCTGGATCTTCCACGTGCTCAACCCGATCATCGAGGCGGTCAGGCCGGTGCCGCCGGTCGCGCTGATCCCGTTCGTCATCCTCTGGTTCGGCATCGGCGACAGCGGCAAGATCTTCCTCGGCGCGCTGGCCTGCTTCATGGTGATGGTCGTCAACACGACCGTGGCCTGTGGCAACGTGTCACCCGTCTATGTGCAGGCGGCGCGTTCCCTCGGCGCCAGCCGCAACCAGGTGTACCGGACGGTGGTCCTGCCGGCGATCGTGCCGGAGATCCTCTCCGGCTTCCGGATCGGCAGCGCGCTCGCCTTCGCGGTGATCGTGGCGGCCGAGTTCCAGGGCGCCGACGAGGGGATCGGCCGCCTCATCATGAGCGCGAGCCGCACCCTCAACACCTCGGTCGTGCTGCTCGGCACGATCGTGATCGCGATCCTCGCGGTCGCGCTCGACCTGCTGATCTCCCGGATCAGCGCCTACGTCACCCGCTGGTCGGCCAACCGCTGA
- a CDS encoding GntR family transcriptional regulator, whose product MKHSTRAYERLREEIVDWKLPPGTHLSELRLAEQFGVSRTPLREALQRLVGDNLVKVVPGRGAFVTEIALEDVRHLFQLREALETYAVRLCARSPRRELFADLARDFGHQHAALAAGTDPARLDDYYELTARLDEHIDRVAGNPYLTHAALSLRAQLRRLRRIARRSPDRLTRGAEEHARVCGAVADGDEERAAELMAAHIDNALRGILDAMADGVGQLAQGGR is encoded by the coding sequence ATGAAACACAGCACACGCGCCTATGAACGACTGCGCGAGGAGATCGTCGACTGGAAACTGCCTCCCGGCACCCATCTGAGCGAGCTTCGGCTCGCCGAGCAGTTCGGCGTCTCGCGCACCCCGTTGCGCGAGGCTCTCCAGCGCCTGGTCGGGGACAACCTGGTGAAGGTGGTGCCCGGTCGCGGGGCGTTCGTCACGGAGATCGCCCTGGAGGACGTCCGGCATCTCTTCCAACTCCGCGAGGCGCTGGAGACCTACGCGGTGCGGCTGTGCGCCAGATCCCCCCGCCGGGAGCTCTTCGCCGATCTGGCGCGGGACTTCGGGCACCAGCACGCGGCGCTCGCCGCCGGCACCGACCCGGCGCGTCTGGACGACTACTACGAACTCACCGCGCGGTTGGACGAGCACATCGACCGCGTCGCCGGAAACCCCTATCTGACCCATGCCGCGCTCTCCCTCCGCGCGCAGCTCCGCAGACTGCGTCGGATCGCCCGCCGTTCCCCGGACCGGCTCACGCGCGGTGCCGAGGAACACGCGAGGGTCTGCGGAGCGGTCGCCGACGGCGACGAGGAGCGCGCCGCCGAGCTGATGGCAGCCCATATCGACAACGCCCTGCGCGGCATTCTCGACGCGATGGCGGACGGGGTCGGACAGCTCGCGCAGGGCGGTCGCTGA
- the gap gene encoding type I glyceraldehyde-3-phosphate dehydrogenase yields MTRIAINGFGRIGRNVLRALLERDSALEIVAVNDLTEPAALARLLAYDSTAGRLGRPVTVEGNTLVVDGRRIAVTAEREPARLPWAGLGVDIVLEATGRFTSAEAARAHLAAGARKVLVSAPSNGADVTLAFGVNDDAYDPAAHTIVSNASCTTNALAPLAAVLDELAGIEHGFMTTVHAYTQEQNLQDGPHRDARRARAAGVNIVPTTTGAAKAIGLVLPNLDGKLSGDSIRVPVPVGSIVELNTTVARDVTRDDVLAAYRAAAEGPLAGVLEYSEDPLVSSDITGNPASSIFDSALTRVDGRHVKVAAWYDNEWGFSNRVIDTLELLASR; encoded by the coding sequence ATGACTCGCATCGCCATCAACGGATTCGGCCGCATCGGCCGCAATGTGCTGCGCGCCCTGCTGGAGCGCGACAGCGCCCTGGAGATCGTCGCCGTCAACGACCTGACGGAGCCAGCCGCTCTCGCGCGGCTGCTCGCCTACGACAGCACGGCCGGCCGTCTCGGGCGCCCGGTGACCGTCGAGGGGAACACCCTCGTCGTCGACGGCCGCCGGATCGCGGTGACGGCCGAGCGCGAACCGGCGCGGCTGCCGTGGGCCGGACTCGGCGTCGACATCGTGCTGGAGGCCACCGGCCGCTTCACCTCGGCCGAGGCGGCCCGCGCCCACCTCGCGGCGGGCGCGCGGAAGGTGCTCGTCAGCGCACCGTCGAACGGCGCCGACGTCACGCTCGCGTTCGGGGTGAACGACGACGCCTACGACCCGGCCGCGCACACGATCGTCTCGAACGCCTCCTGCACCACCAACGCGCTCGCCCCGCTGGCCGCCGTCCTCGACGAACTCGCCGGTATCGAGCACGGGTTCATGACGACGGTGCACGCCTACACCCAGGAGCAGAACCTCCAGGACGGTCCGCACCGCGACGCCCGTCGCGCCCGGGCCGCCGGCGTCAACATCGTGCCGACCACGACCGGCGCCGCCAAGGCGATCGGCCTGGTGCTGCCGAACCTCGACGGCAAGCTGTCCGGCGACTCGATCCGGGTGCCGGTGCCGGTGGGCTCGATCGTCGAACTCAACACGACCGTCGCCCGTGACGTGACGCGGGACGACGTGCTGGCGGCGTACCGCGCCGCGGCGGAGGGGCCGCTCGCCGGCGTCCTCGAATACTCGGAGGACCCGCTCGTGTCGTCCGACATCACGGGCAACCCCGCCTCGTCGATCTTCGACTCGGCCCTCACCAGGGTCGACGGCCGCCACGTCAAGGTGGCCGCGTGGTACGACAACGAGTGGGGCTTCTCGAACCGCGTGATCGACACCCTGGAGCTCCTCGCCAGCCGCTGA
- a CDS encoding GlxA family transcriptional regulator, producing MPASRQHRVAVLVLEGAKPLDVGIPAQVFTTRASMPYEVRVCGAAPGLVTGGDGLAYHVDHGLDTLLWADIVFVPGYRFPDRDDPPGTVVDALIAAHDRGARLAAISTGAFALAATGLLDGRRATTHWHYTRALKAMHPLVQVDENVLFVDEGQVLTSAGAASGIDLCLHILRGDLGVAASNHAARRLVAAPYRSGGQAQYVPRGVPEPLGERFAATREWALHRLGEPLTLDLLARQAEVSPRTFSRRFVEETGYTPMQWVMRARVDLARELLERSQRGVEQIAADVGLGTGANLRLHFQRILGTTPSEYRSTFARGE from the coding sequence GTGCCAGCCTCCCGCCAGCATCGCGTCGCCGTCCTTGTGCTTGAGGGTGCGAAGCCGCTCGATGTCGGAATTCCCGCGCAGGTCTTCACGACCCGCGCGAGCATGCCGTACGAGGTGCGGGTCTGCGGGGCGGCACCCGGTCTCGTGACCGGCGGCGACGGCCTCGCGTACCACGTCGACCACGGCCTCGACACGCTCCTGTGGGCCGACATCGTCTTCGTCCCCGGCTACCGGTTCCCGGACCGCGACGACCCGCCGGGGACCGTCGTCGACGCGCTGATCGCCGCACACGACCGGGGCGCCCGGCTCGCCGCCATCTCGACGGGCGCCTTCGCCCTCGCCGCCACCGGCCTGCTCGACGGCAGGCGGGCCACGACGCACTGGCACTACACCCGGGCGCTCAAGGCCATGCACCCGCTCGTCCAGGTCGACGAGAACGTGCTGTTCGTCGACGAGGGCCAGGTGCTCACCTCGGCCGGCGCCGCCTCCGGCATCGACCTGTGCCTGCACATCCTGCGCGGCGACCTCGGAGTGGCCGCGTCCAACCACGCGGCCAGGCGTCTCGTCGCCGCCCCCTACCGCAGCGGCGGCCAGGCCCAGTACGTGCCGCGCGGCGTCCCCGAGCCACTCGGCGAGCGGTTCGCCGCCACCCGCGAGTGGGCGCTGCACCGGCTGGGCGAGCCCCTCACCCTCGACCTCCTGGCGCGGCAGGCCGAGGTCTCGCCGCGCACGTTCTCCCGGCGCTTCGTCGAGGAGACCGGCTACACCCCGATGCAGTGGGTGATGCGCGCCCGCGTCGACCTGGCCCGCGAGCTGCTGGAGCGCTCGCAGCGCGGCGTCGAACAGATCGCGGCCGACGTCGGACTCGGCACCGGCGCGAACCTGCGCCTGCACTTCCAACGCATCCTCGGCACCACACCGAGCGAGTACCGGAGCACCTTCGCCCGGGGCGAGTGA
- a CDS encoding RNA-guided endonuclease InsQ/TnpB family protein yields the protein MKATQVKRALKYRFYPTDAQAAELSRTFGCVRKVYNLALAARTEAWARRERVSYGQTSAMLTAWKRTEEFAYLNQVSSVPLQQALRHLQGAFTNFFDKRAKYPRFKSRKRSRSSAEYTRSAFRFRDGGLTLAKMAEPLGIVWSRPLPEGASPSTVTVSQDAAGRWYVSLLVEDPTIQRLPAVDTAVGIDVGLDHLLTLSTGEKITNPRHERADRARLAKAQRRLARKARGEGANRAKARRKVAKVYARIADRRRDHLHQLTTRLVREHQTLVIEDLAVRNMVRNHSLARAISDAGWSEFRSTLEYKAAWYGREVIAVDRFFPSSKLCSTCGAVRSGMPLHVRVWTCGGYGATHDRDVNAARNLLAVGLTVSVCGAGVRPQRRTPGGQSATKQKTPRREP from the coding sequence GTGAAGGCCACCCAGGTGAAGCGGGCGTTGAAGTACCGCTTCTATCCGACGGATGCGCAGGCGGCGGAGCTGTCGCGCACCTTCGGGTGCGTGCGGAAGGTCTACAACCTGGCCCTTGCCGCGCGTACGGAAGCGTGGGCGCGGCGGGAGCGGGTGAGCTACGGCCAGACCTCGGCGATGCTGACGGCCTGGAAGAGGACCGAGGAGTTCGCCTACCTCAATCAGGTGTCGTCGGTCCCGCTCCAGCAGGCGCTTCGGCACCTCCAGGGAGCGTTCACCAACTTCTTCGACAAACGGGCCAAGTACCCGCGTTTCAAGTCGCGGAAGCGATCGCGGAGCTCGGCGGAGTACACCAGGTCCGCGTTCCGCTTCAGGGATGGCGGGTTGACCTTGGCGAAGATGGCGGAGCCGTTGGGCATCGTGTGGTCGCGTCCGCTGCCCGAGGGGGCGTCGCCGTCCACGGTGACCGTCTCGCAGGACGCGGCCGGACGCTGGTACGTGTCGCTGCTGGTCGAGGACCCGACCATTCAGCGGCTCCCGGCTGTCGATACGGCCGTCGGTATCGATGTCGGGCTCGACCACCTGCTGACGCTCTCCACGGGGGAGAAGATCACCAACCCGAGGCACGAGCGTGCGGATCGTGCCCGTCTGGCCAAGGCTCAGCGGCGGCTGGCCCGTAAGGCCAGGGGCGAGGGGGCCAACCGTGCCAAGGCCCGCCGGAAGGTCGCCAAGGTATATGCCCGGATCGCTGACCGCAGGCGTGATCACCTGCACCAGCTGACCACTCGACTCGTGCGTGAACACCAAACGCTCGTGATCGAGGACCTCGCGGTGCGGAACATGGTGCGAAACCATTCTCTGGCCCGCGCCATCTCGGACGCGGGGTGGTCGGAGTTCCGGAGCACGCTGGAATACAAGGCGGCTTGGTATGGGCGGGAAGTGATCGCGGTCGATCGTTTCTTCCCCTCCTCCAAGCTGTGTTCGACCTGTGGCGCCGTGCGGAGTGGGATGCCGCTGCACGTCCGGGTCTGGACGTGCGGCGGTTACGGGGCGACCCATGACCGGGACGTGAACGCGGCGCGCAACCTGCTGGCCGTCGGGCTGACGGTGTCTGTCTGTGGAGCTGGTGTAAGACCTCAACGGAGAACTCCGGGCGGGCAGTCGGCGACGAAGCAGAAAACCCCACGGCGCGAGCCGTAG